From Desulfuromonas soudanensis, the proteins below share one genomic window:
- the dksA gene encoding RNA polymerase-binding protein DksA: MKKEKAEEFRKVLQSQLDELVREAGKTVSEMTDEKTNFPDPTDRASLESDRNFELRIRDRERKLIMKIREAIERIDEGAFGICESCEEEISEARLRARPVTTLCIECKTEQERQEKIG; this comes from the coding sequence ATGAAAAAAGAAAAGGCAGAGGAATTCCGAAAAGTTTTGCAGTCGCAGCTCGATGAGCTGGTGCGGGAGGCCGGAAAGACCGTTTCCGAGATGACCGACGAAAAGACCAATTTTCCCGATCCCACCGACCGGGCTTCTCTGGAGTCGGACCGGAACTTCGAACTGCGGATTCGCGATCGCGAGCGCAAGTTGATCATGAAGATCCGTGAGGCGATCGAGCGCATCGACGAGGGAGCCTTCGGCATCTGCGAAAGCTGCGAGGAGGAGATCAGCGAGGCCCGCCTGCGCGCCCGCCCGGTGACCACCCTGTGCATCGAGTGCAAGACCGAACAGGAGCGCCAGGAAAAGATCGGCTGA
- the moaC gene encoding cyclic pyranopterin monophosphate synthase MoaC, whose product MSERLTHFDEDGKAIMVEVGQKAPTRRVAVARGEVRMQEGTLARILDRGVEKGDVFGIARIAGIMAAKKTSELIPLCHPLLLTSVAVEFFPFPGEGRVEIEATVKVGGQTGVEMEALTAISVAALTIYDMCKAVDKGMVLGQIRLMEKQGGKSGPYRRDE is encoded by the coding sequence ATGTCCGAACGACTGACCCATTTTGACGAGGACGGCAAGGCGATCATGGTCGAGGTCGGCCAAAAGGCGCCGACGCGCCGCGTCGCCGTCGCCCGCGGCGAGGTCCGCATGCAGGAGGGGACCCTGGCGCGGATCCTCGATCGCGGCGTCGAGAAGGGGGATGTCTTCGGCATCGCCCGCATCGCCGGAATCATGGCGGCCAAGAAAACCTCCGAACTGATCCCCCTCTGCCACCCCCTGCTCCTGACGTCCGTGGCCGTGGAGTTCTTTCCCTTCCCCGGGGAGGGGCGGGTGGAGATCGAGGCCACCGTCAAGGTCGGCGGACAGACAGGGGTGGAGATGGAAGCGCTCACCGCCATTTCGGTGGCCGCCCTGACCATTTACGACATGTGCAAGGCCGTCGACAAGGGGATGGTCCTTGGACAGATCCGCCTCATGGAGAAACAGGGGGGGAAGAGCGGCCCCTACCGGCGGGACGAGTAG
- the radA gene encoding DNA repair protein RadA, whose amino-acid sequence MRQKTVYTCQQCGHQSPKWMGKCPDCNQWNTLTEETVAVVKGKGRAAALAAAAVPCRLSEVTITEEDRIRCGIREFDRVLGGGVVPGSLTLIGGDPGIGKSTLLLQSIARLAGVGPALYVTAEESTRQVKLRGQRLGVAAEDLFLLAETSLEAILERVKELRPSFLVIDSIQTIFTNALESAPGSVSQVRECASRLMRVAKVDGIPTFLVGHVTKDGSIAGPRMLEHMVDTVLYFEGDAGHPYRILRAVKNRFGSTNEIGVFEMKESGLAEVSNPSELFLAERPEGAAGSAVVPSLEGSRPILVELQALVSGSAYGTPRRTTMGIDHNRVSLLVAVLEKKVGLSLLAQDIFLNVAGGVRLDEPAVDLGVMAALASSHLNRAIPPRTILFGEVGLTGEVRAVSRPELRISEAARLGFDRCLLPAGNLKNIDAPRGMALIGVRSAEEALNGLFD is encoded by the coding sequence GTGCGCCAGAAAACCGTCTATACCTGCCAGCAGTGCGGCCACCAGAGCCCCAAGTGGATGGGGAAATGCCCCGACTGCAATCAGTGGAACACCCTGACCGAGGAGACGGTTGCCGTGGTCAAGGGGAAGGGGCGCGCCGCGGCCCTGGCTGCGGCTGCCGTCCCCTGCCGCCTCTCGGAAGTGACGATCACCGAGGAGGACCGCATCCGCTGCGGCATCCGCGAATTCGACCGGGTCCTCGGCGGCGGGGTGGTCCCCGGCTCGCTGACACTGATCGGCGGCGATCCCGGCATCGGCAAGTCGACGTTGCTGCTGCAGAGCATCGCCCGGCTGGCCGGCGTCGGTCCGGCCCTCTATGTCACCGCCGAGGAGTCGACCCGCCAGGTCAAGCTGCGCGGCCAGCGCCTCGGCGTCGCCGCGGAGGATCTCTTTCTTCTGGCCGAGACCTCCCTCGAGGCGATTCTCGAGCGGGTGAAGGAGCTGCGCCCCTCCTTTCTCGTCATCGACTCCATTCAGACGATCTTCACCAACGCTCTCGAGTCGGCCCCCGGAAGCGTCAGCCAGGTGCGCGAGTGCGCCAGCCGGCTGATGCGGGTCGCCAAGGTCGACGGCATCCCCACCTTTCTCGTCGGCCACGTCACCAAGGACGGGTCCATCGCCGGGCCGCGGATGCTCGAACACATGGTCGACACCGTTCTCTATTTCGAAGGGGATGCCGGCCACCCCTACCGCATCCTGCGGGCAGTGAAGAACCGCTTCGGCTCCACCAATGAGATCGGCGTCTTCGAGATGAAGGAGTCGGGACTCGCCGAGGTCTCCAACCCTTCCGAGCTCTTTCTCGCCGAGCGCCCCGAGGGGGCCGCCGGCAGCGCCGTCGTCCCGTCCCTCGAAGGGAGCCGACCGATTCTGGTGGAGCTGCAGGCCCTCGTCTCCGGTTCGGCCTACGGCACGCCGCGGCGCACCACCATGGGGATCGACCACAACCGGGTCTCCCTGCTGGTGGCGGTGCTGGAAAAAAAGGTCGGCCTCTCCCTGCTGGCCCAGGACATCTTTCTCAACGTCGCCGGCGGCGTGCGTCTCGACGAACCGGCGGTGGATCTCGGGGTGATGGCGGCCCTGGCTTCGAGCCATCTCAACAGGGCGATTCCGCCGCGCACCATCCTCTTCGGCGAGGTCGGTCTGACCGGCGAGGTGCGGGCCGTCTCCCGGCCCGAACTGCGCATCTCGGAGGCGGCCCGTCTCGGCTTCGACCGTTGCCTGCTGCCGGCGGGGAACCTGAAAAATATCGACGCCCCCAGGGGGATGGCCCTGATCGGCGTGCGCAGCGCCGAGGAGGCCCTGAACGGCCTGTTTGATTGA
- the larA gene encoding nickel-dependent lactate racemase produces the protein MTTINLRYGNTSFPCRWPGARVLSVVPPSPALAREALIHAALDAPWGSPPLEEIVRPGETVTIVTSDITRYTGSEHYLPILVERLEGCGVDEGDITILIALGIHRKQSQSEHRKILGPLYGRIRVCDHECDNPARLVTIGRTTGGIPVTVNRLVAEADRVIVTGTAGFHYFAGFGGGRKGLVPGVASRETCMATHFSVFLPASVGGRHPRATTGVLAGNPVHEGLLEAARMIAPDFLLNTVLTPEKEILQVFCGDLESAHLAACAKVRDLYAVPLDAAADLAIVSCGGDPKDINFIQAHKALDYGVRALRPGGTLVLLAACPDGFGNPTFFDWFRHQDLPSFEAALRQGYEINGQTAYATLAKARAFRVILVSELGEVETGAMGMEKAADLDEALALAREGRPQTCVIIPDGGTVVPMIIAP, from the coding sequence TTGACGACCATCAATCTCAGATACGGGAACACCTCCTTTCCCTGCCGTTGGCCCGGCGCCCGGGTTCTTTCCGTCGTCCCCCCCTCCCCGGCGCTGGCAAGAGAGGCCCTGATCCATGCCGCGCTCGATGCCCCCTGGGGATCGCCCCCTCTGGAAGAGATCGTGCGCCCCGGGGAAACGGTGACGATCGTCACCTCGGACATCACCCGCTACACGGGGAGCGAGCACTACCTGCCGATCCTGGTGGAGCGCCTTGAGGGGTGCGGGGTGGACGAAGGCGACATCACAATCCTCATCGCTCTCGGCATCCACCGCAAGCAGAGCCAGAGCGAGCACCGCAAGATCCTCGGCCCTCTCTACGGCCGCATCCGCGTCTGCGACCACGAATGCGACAATCCGGCGCGACTGGTGACCATCGGACGGACGACCGGGGGGATCCCCGTCACCGTCAACCGCCTGGTCGCCGAAGCGGACCGGGTGATCGTCACCGGGACCGCAGGCTTTCATTACTTCGCCGGGTTCGGCGGCGGCCGCAAGGGACTCGTTCCCGGAGTGGCGTCGCGGGAAACCTGCATGGCCACCCACTTCTCCGTTTTCCTTCCGGCATCCGTCGGCGGGCGGCACCCCCGGGCGACCACGGGCGTCCTGGCGGGAAACCCCGTCCACGAAGGGCTCCTCGAAGCGGCGCGGATGATCGCCCCCGATTTTCTTCTCAACACCGTCCTCACCCCGGAGAAGGAGATCCTCCAAGTCTTCTGCGGCGACCTCGAATCGGCTCATCTGGCCGCCTGCGCCAAGGTCCGCGACCTCTATGCCGTCCCCCTCGACGCGGCGGCCGATCTGGCCATCGTCTCCTGCGGAGGAGATCCCAAGGACATCAATTTCATCCAGGCGCACAAGGCCCTCGACTACGGAGTGCGGGCGCTGCGCCCCGGCGGCACCCTCGTTCTCCTGGCCGCCTGCCCCGACGGCTTCGGCAATCCGACTTTTTTCGACTGGTTCCGTCATCAGGATCTCCCCTCCTTCGAAGCCGCCCTGCGCCAGGGGTACGAGATCAACGGCCAGACCGCCTACGCGACGCTGGCCAAGGCCCGGGCCTTCCGCGTCATCCTGGTCAGCGAACTCGGGGAGGTGGAGACCGGCGCCATGGGGATGGAAAAGGCTGCCGACCTCGATGAGGCCCTGGCTCTGGCCCGGGAGGGACGGCCGCAAACCTGCGTGATCATCCCCGACGGCGGGACTGTGGTGCCGATGATCATCGCGCCCTGA
- a CDS encoding FAD-binding oxidoreductase has product MIEPRILRILKDIVGKENVSADRADLICYSYDATQQQFLPDVVVHPGSAHEISLILKMANSEKIPVFPRGAGSGFTGGSLPISGGIVLVTRRMEQILRIDEDNLVAVVEPGVVTEVLQQAVEKVGLFYPPDPASLKFSTLGGNVAECAGGPRCVKYGVTKDYILGLEVVTPQGDIIKTGGETMKGVVGYDLTKLMVGSEGTLGIITKIIIKLLPLPEAKKTMLVLFDSIDGAAKGVSAIIRGKIIPTTLEFMDATTIDCVRKATNLDLPAAAKALLIIEVDGDADLIERQAARIQEIVAPLGVVATRIAATAAESDEIWKVRRSVSASLRKVNPDKFNEDICVPRSKVPEMIRTIEGIAARHQVPIVNFGHAGDGNIHVNVMIDRAVSGEMEKAEMAIEEIFGATLKLGGTMSGEHGVGITKAPYIPMELDPAAVAYMKTIKAALDPNNILNPGKIFLADQN; this is encoded by the coding sequence ATGATCGAGCCCCGCATCCTCCGCATCCTCAAGGACATCGTCGGCAAGGAAAACGTCAGCGCCGACCGCGCCGACCTGATCTGCTACTCCTATGACGCCACCCAGCAGCAGTTTCTTCCCGATGTCGTCGTTCACCCGGGGTCGGCCCACGAGATCAGCCTGATCCTCAAGATGGCCAACAGCGAGAAAATTCCGGTCTTTCCCCGCGGCGCCGGCAGCGGCTTCACCGGCGGCTCGCTCCCCATTTCCGGCGGCATCGTCCTCGTCACCCGGCGCATGGAGCAGATCCTGCGCATCGACGAGGACAACCTGGTCGCCGTGGTCGAGCCGGGGGTGGTCACCGAGGTTCTGCAGCAGGCGGTGGAGAAGGTCGGCCTCTTCTACCCCCCCGATCCGGCCTCCCTCAAATTCTCCACCCTCGGAGGCAACGTCGCCGAATGCGCCGGCGGCCCGCGCTGCGTCAAGTACGGCGTCACCAAGGACTACATCCTCGGCCTCGAGGTCGTCACCCCCCAGGGGGACATCATCAAGACCGGCGGCGAGACGATGAAAGGGGTCGTCGGCTACGACCTGACCAAGCTCATGGTCGGCAGCGAGGGGACGCTGGGGATCATCACCAAAATCATCATCAAGCTCCTGCCGCTCCCCGAGGCGAAAAAAACGATGCTGGTCCTCTTCGACTCCATCGACGGCGCCGCCAAGGGCGTTTCGGCGATCATCCGCGGCAAGATCATCCCCACCACCCTCGAGTTCATGGACGCCACCACCATCGACTGCGTGCGCAAGGCGACCAATCTCGATCTCCCGGCGGCGGCAAAAGCGCTGCTGATCATCGAGGTCGACGGCGACGCCGATCTCATCGAACGACAGGCCGCCCGGATCCAGGAGATCGTCGCCCCCCTCGGAGTCGTCGCCACCCGCATCGCCGCCACGGCCGCCGAGAGCGATGAGATCTGGAAGGTGCGCCGGAGCGTTTCGGCCTCCCTGCGCAAGGTCAACCCCGACAAGTTCAACGAGGACATCTGCGTGCCGCGCAGCAAGGTGCCGGAAATGATCCGCACCATCGAAGGGATCGCCGCGCGCCATCAGGTCCCCATCGTCAACTTCGGCCACGCCGGCGACGGCAACATCCACGTCAACGTCATGATCGACCGCGCCGTTTCCGGTGAGATGGAGAAAGCCGAAATGGCCATCGAGGAGATCTTCGGTGCCACCCTCAAGCTCGGCGGCACCATGAGCGGCGAGCACGGCGTCGGCATCACCAAGGCCCCCTACATCCCCATGGAGCTCGACCCGGCAGCGGTGGCCTACATGAAGACGATCAAGGCCGCCCTCGATCCCAACAACATCCTCAATCCCGGGAAGATTTTCCTCGCGGATCAGAACTGA
- a CDS encoding (Fe-S)-binding protein, protein MSKHKKLKDYEEQIKQCVKCGACQAHCPVFGEEKKESVVARGKIALADALLKDDVELDERFMADMSKCLLCGSCFDKCPNLVPTDEIVMAARREIAARKGLTTLGKGIGTVLGHPALMDFLVKGGKTFSSLLFKKVPEGSGLRLRFPVPYIASDRTLPEISEIPFRQRHPAFIPGEEGKPTVAFFTGCMINYAYAEIGEALLAILKFMGIGVHIPSGQGCCGLPALSAGDGKTVEELAERNLEAFAPIAAERIVTACASCNHGIDKLYQGLGPGHDALAERVEDILVFLVKEGLPEKLAALPKQEKRTRVTYHDPCHLRTQGITKEPRALLKALPSVDFVEMEGADRCCGLGGTYSVYHYQTSKKIGGRKATGIEKSGAELVASACPGCMMQLQDTINHAGLPQRTIHVLQLIARDLPPYAG, encoded by the coding sequence ATGAGCAAACATAAAAAACTCAAAGACTACGAAGAGCAGATCAAGCAGTGCGTCAAGTGCGGCGCCTGCCAGGCCCACTGCCCGGTCTTCGGCGAGGAGAAGAAGGAGTCCGTCGTCGCCCGCGGCAAGATCGCTCTCGCCGACGCCCTCCTCAAGGACGATGTGGAGCTCGACGAGCGCTTCATGGCCGACATGTCCAAGTGTCTCCTCTGCGGCTCCTGCTTCGACAAATGTCCCAACCTGGTGCCGACGGACGAGATCGTCATGGCCGCCCGCCGCGAGATCGCCGCCCGCAAGGGACTCACCACCCTCGGCAAGGGGATCGGCACCGTTCTCGGCCATCCCGCCCTGATGGATTTCCTCGTCAAGGGGGGGAAGACCTTCTCCAGCCTCCTCTTCAAAAAGGTCCCCGAGGGGAGCGGCCTGCGCCTGCGCTTTCCCGTCCCCTACATCGCTTCCGACCGCACCCTTCCGGAGATCTCCGAGATTCCCTTCCGGCAGCGGCACCCGGCCTTCATCCCCGGCGAGGAGGGTAAGCCGACCGTCGCCTTTTTCACCGGCTGCATGATCAACTACGCCTACGCCGAGATCGGCGAAGCCCTCCTGGCCATCCTCAAATTCATGGGGATCGGCGTCCACATCCCCTCCGGACAGGGGTGCTGCGGGCTGCCGGCCCTCTCCGCCGGCGACGGCAAAACCGTCGAAGAACTCGCCGAGCGCAACCTCGAAGCCTTCGCTCCCATTGCGGCCGAGCGCATCGTCACCGCCTGCGCCTCCTGCAACCACGGCATCGACAAGCTCTATCAGGGGCTCGGCCCCGGCCACGACGCCCTCGCCGAAAGAGTGGAGGACATCCTCGTCTTTCTCGTCAAAGAGGGGCTCCCCGAAAAACTGGCGGCCCTCCCCAAACAGGAGAAGCGCACCCGGGTGACCTACCACGACCCCTGCCACCTGCGCACCCAGGGGATCACCAAAGAGCCGCGGGCGCTCCTTAAGGCCCTCCCCTCCGTCGATTTCGTCGAGATGGAGGGCGCCGACCGCTGCTGCGGCCTCGGCGGCACCTATTCGGTCTACCACTACCAGACGAGCAAGAAGATCGGCGGCCGCAAGGCCACCGGCATCGAGAAGAGCGGCGCCGAACTGGTGGCCAGCGCCTGCCCCGGATGCATGATGCAGCTGCAGGACACCATCAACCATGCCGGGCTCCCCCAGCGCACCATCCACGTCCTGCAGCTCATCGCCCGTGACCTGCCGCCCTACGCCGGCTGA
- a CDS encoding sigma 54-interacting transcriptional regulator, with protein sequence MHDNLLPDRWLFDQMSQGMLMLDLNRRVLALNRSAQEFLRLGEEEAIGRPCWEVSGFSLCADQCPFHEVVETREGRKTLGFECSRNRSSASLCLDVVPLRDASGAVVAVMESFRDASLVKDLADRLQKKQTLLTQEMERSRTVINSIADGIYTVDLDMRITGFSRSAEKMTGFAEEEVLGLTCREVLRTSVCDTDCPLKWTLKNQKPVQNCVANLVAKDGRRLPAFLSSDLLRDGDGDVFGCIGIIRDRSEVESLKAKLLNEYSFSDFVGKSKSMEEIFGRIRTVAATEATVLIQGESGTGKEIMARAIHFRSSRKGDAFVKVNCASLAESLLESELFGHEKGAFTGAHKDKPGRFELANGGTIFLDEIGDTSLALQAKLLRVLQEKEFERVGGIETLKADVRVIAATNKNLLREIEKGTFREDLYYRLCVVPISIPPLRERKEDLPLLVETFIQKFNARGERIFEVSSRAMAVLMAYDWPGNVRELENAVEHAYVTSTTGRIERQFLPASLFRSAATPGERDTPVRAEEQQILTVLQAHRWHKHDAALELGISRTTLWRKMKQMGLE encoded by the coding sequence ATGCACGACAATCTGTTGCCCGATCGCTGGCTATTCGACCAGATGTCCCAGGGGATGCTGATGCTGGATCTCAACCGCAGGGTTCTGGCCCTCAACCGCAGCGCCCAGGAGTTTCTCCGCCTCGGTGAAGAGGAGGCCATCGGCCGTCCCTGCTGGGAGGTCAGCGGATTTTCCCTGTGCGCCGACCAGTGCCCCTTTCACGAGGTGGTCGAAACCAGGGAGGGACGCAAGACCCTCGGCTTCGAATGCAGCCGCAACCGCTCCAGCGCCTCCCTGTGCCTCGACGTCGTCCCCCTGAGGGATGCGAGCGGCGCGGTCGTCGCCGTCATGGAAAGCTTCCGCGACGCCTCGCTGGTCAAGGATCTGGCCGACCGGCTGCAGAAGAAGCAGACGCTGCTGACCCAGGAGATGGAGCGCTCGCGCACCGTCATCAACTCCATCGCCGACGGCATCTACACCGTCGATCTCGACATGCGCATCACCGGCTTCTCCCGCAGCGCCGAAAAGATGACCGGTTTTGCCGAAGAGGAGGTCCTCGGCCTCACCTGCCGCGAGGTCCTGCGCACCAGCGTCTGTGACACCGACTGTCCGCTGAAATGGACCCTCAAGAATCAGAAGCCGGTCCAGAACTGCGTCGCCAACCTCGTCGCCAAGGACGGCCGGCGCCTCCCGGCCTTTCTCTCCTCCGATCTTTTGCGGGACGGCGACGGCGACGTCTTCGGCTGCATCGGCATCATCCGCGACCGCAGCGAGGTCGAATCCCTCAAGGCCAAGCTCCTCAACGAATACTCCTTTTCCGATTTCGTCGGCAAGAGCAAGTCGATGGAGGAAATCTTCGGCCGCATCCGCACCGTGGCCGCCACCGAAGCGACGGTCCTCATCCAGGGGGAGAGCGGCACCGGCAAGGAGATCATGGCCCGGGCCATCCATTTCCGCTCGTCCCGCAAGGGGGATGCCTTCGTCAAGGTCAACTGCGCCTCCCTGGCCGAGTCCCTCCTCGAAAGCGAGCTCTTCGGCCACGAAAAGGGGGCCTTCACCGGCGCCCACAAGGACAAGCCGGGGCGCTTCGAGCTCGCCAACGGCGGCACCATCTTTCTCGATGAAATCGGCGACACCTCCCTGGCGCTGCAGGCGAAGCTGTTGCGGGTGCTGCAGGAAAAGGAATTCGAGAGGGTCGGCGGGATCGAGACCCTCAAGGCCGACGTCCGGGTCATCGCCGCCACCAACAAGAATCTGCTGCGGGAGATCGAAAAAGGGACCTTCCGCGAGGACCTCTACTACCGGCTGTGCGTGGTGCCGATCAGCATCCCCCCCCTGCGGGAGCGCAAGGAGGACCTGCCGCTTCTGGTCGAAACCTTCATCCAGAAATTCAATGCCCGCGGCGAACGGATTTTCGAGGTGTCGAGCCGCGCCATGGCGGTGCTTATGGCCTACGACTGGCCCGGCAACGTCCGGGAGCTGGAAAATGCCGTGGAACACGCCTACGTCACCAGCACCACCGGCCGCATCGAGCGCCAGTTCCTCCCCGCCTCCCTCTTCCGTTCCGCCGCAACCCCCGGCGAGCGCGACACCCCGGTCCGCGCCGAAGAGCAGCAGATTCTCACGGTGCTGCAGGCCCACCGCTGGCACAAGCATGATGCGGCGCTCGAACTCGGCATCAGCCGCACCACCCTCTGGCGCAAGATGAAACAGATGGGACTCGAATGA
- a CDS encoding TorD/DmsD family molecular chaperone, whose product MLHVSERKRLYSFIARLFSYPDAELLSALQGDDAPLAARVLGEAPPGSDKVGLRDLEVAYTDLFINRLGGAPAPPYGSVYLEEGGQLMGQTSLHAGEAYRAEGLSLDGSGEPPDFLATELEFLYYLVTKEEDALGRKDIAEAREALRRQADFCRALLHPWVPLFCSKLSEDEEGHPLYRWGGRLLEEFCRLENDWLERLT is encoded by the coding sequence ATGCTCCACGTCAGCGAACGCAAGCGACTCTACTCCTTTATCGCCCGGCTCTTCTCCTATCCCGATGCCGAACTCCTTTCCGCGCTGCAGGGGGACGACGCACCCCTGGCCGCCCGCGTCCTCGGGGAGGCGCCGCCAGGCAGCGACAAGGTCGGTCTCCGGGATCTGGAAGTCGCCTACACCGACCTCTTTATCAACCGCCTCGGCGGCGCTCCCGCTCCCCCCTACGGCTCGGTTTATCTCGAGGAGGGGGGACAGTTGATGGGGCAGACGTCCCTGCACGCCGGAGAGGCCTACCGCGCCGAAGGGCTGAGCCTCGACGGAAGCGGCGAGCCGCCGGACTTTCTGGCGACGGAACTGGAGTTCCTCTACTACCTGGTGACGAAGGAAGAGGACGCCCTGGGACGCAAGGATATCGCGGAGGCCCGCGAGGCCCTTCGCCGCCAGGCCGATTTCTGCCGTGCCCTCCTTCACCCCTGGGTCCCCCTTTTTTGCAGCAAACTCTCCGAAGACGAAGAGGGACACCCTCTCTACCGCTGGGGGGGGAGGCTGCTGGAGGAGTTCTGCCGCCTGGAGAACGACTGGCTGGAACGGCTGACCTAG
- the moaA gene encoding GTP 3',8-cyclase MoaA yields MKDSFGRTIDYLRLSVTDRCNLRCRYCMPEEGVSALGHGDILSYEELLRVARAATVAGVRKIRVTGGEPLVRRGIVDFIGELSALPTRPEISLTTNGLLLAELAGDLKRAGLCRINVSLDTLREDRFLRITRREGLSRVLDGLRAAEEAGLTPLKINMVPIAGENADEIVDFARLTLRHPWEMRFIEFMPVSADVGYPPESRFPAAAIIEELSRLGILLPISRSGPAGPARLFHYAGSPGRLGVIPAVSEHFCGECNRLRVTADGRIRPCLFSTEEIDIKTALRSGASEEVLLEILRGAVQVKPERHRIGEADFSQGPRGMQGIGG; encoded by the coding sequence GTGAAAGACAGTTTTGGCCGCACCATCGATTATCTGCGCCTTTCCGTGACCGACCGCTGCAACCTGCGCTGTAGGTACTGCATGCCCGAAGAGGGGGTCTCCGCTCTCGGCCACGGCGACATCCTTTCCTACGAGGAGCTGCTGCGGGTCGCCCGGGCGGCGACCGTCGCCGGGGTGCGCAAGATCCGGGTCACCGGCGGAGAGCCGCTGGTGCGCAGGGGGATCGTCGATTTTATCGGCGAACTCTCGGCTCTGCCGACCCGCCCCGAGATCTCGCTGACCACCAACGGCCTCCTTCTCGCCGAGCTCGCCGGCGATCTGAAGCGGGCGGGGCTCTGCCGGATCAACGTCAGCCTCGACACCCTGCGCGAGGACCGCTTTTTGCGCATCACCCGCCGCGAAGGTCTCTCCCGGGTCCTCGACGGCCTCCGGGCGGCCGAGGAAGCCGGGCTCACCCCCCTCAAGATCAATATGGTGCCGATTGCCGGCGAGAATGCCGACGAGATCGTCGATTTCGCCCGGCTGACGCTGCGCCACCCCTGGGAGATGCGTTTCATCGAATTCATGCCGGTGAGCGCCGACGTCGGCTATCCTCCCGAAAGCCGTTTTCCGGCTGCCGCCATAATCGAGGAACTCTCCCGCCTCGGCATCTTGCTCCCCATCTCCCGCAGCGGCCCCGCCGGCCCCGCCCGGCTCTTTCACTACGCCGGAAGCCCCGGCCGGCTGGGGGTGATCCCCGCCGTTTCCGAACATTTCTGCGGGGAATGCAACCGTCTGAGGGTCACGGCCGACGGGCGGATCCGTCCCTGTCTTTTCTCCACCGAAGAGATCGACATCAAGACCGCTCTGCGCAGCGGGGCCTCGGAAGAGGTGCTCCTGGAGATCCTGCGGGGCGCAGTGCAGGTCAAGCCGGAACGGCATCGTATCGGAGAGGCCGACTTCTCCCAGGGACCGCGGGGGATGCAGGGGATCGGCGGGTAG
- a CDS encoding DUF814 domain-containing protein: MSRALGLLSGGLDSSLAALTLKRQGIDVTGVAFVTPFFGAAKARKAAAALEIPLLVRDIADIHLEMVKSPRYGYGKNLNPCIDCHAMMFRLAGEIMVAEGFDFLFSGEVLGQRPMSQNLSALTTVANYSGHPERILRPLSARLLPVTAMEEDGLVDRERLNDLQGRSRRPQQILARQMGLKSYPAPGGGCLLTEKSFTGRLRDLFTHNPLCTPADVELLKLGRQFRLSPTTKLVLGRHQESNEAIQALAGPEDIVLHVQGFPGPVGLVCGCAADDDLLRAGGIVASYGKGQELPEVEIGLVQGGKNWSLQVAPMERNASNLLLVD; the protein is encoded by the coding sequence ATGAGCAGAGCCCTCGGGCTTCTTTCCGGCGGCCTCGACAGCAGCCTGGCCGCCCTCACCCTGAAGCGCCAGGGGATTGACGTGACCGGCGTCGCCTTTGTCACCCCCTTCTTCGGCGCCGCCAAGGCCCGCAAGGCCGCCGCGGCCCTTGAGATCCCCCTGCTCGTCCGGGACATCGCCGATATCCATCTGGAAATGGTCAAGAGCCCCCGCTACGGCTACGGCAAAAACCTCAATCCCTGCATCGACTGCCACGCCATGATGTTCCGCCTCGCCGGAGAAATCATGGTCGCCGAAGGGTTCGACTTCCTCTTCTCCGGCGAGGTCCTCGGACAGAGGCCGATGAGCCAGAATCTTTCCGCCCTGACGACGGTGGCCAACTATTCGGGGCACCCGGAGCGCATCCTGCGCCCCCTGAGCGCCCGCCTCCTCCCCGTCACAGCCATGGAAGAAGATGGGCTTGTGGACCGGGAGCGGCTCAACGACCTCCAGGGGCGCTCCCGCCGTCCCCAGCAGATCCTCGCCCGACAAATGGGGCTGAAGAGCTACCCCGCCCCGGGGGGCGGCTGCCTGCTGACGGAGAAATCCTTCACCGGCCGCCTGCGGGACCTCTTCACCCACAACCCTCTCTGCACCCCCGCCGATGTGGAACTTCTCAAGCTCGGTCGCCAGTTCCGCCTCTCCCCCACGACCAAACTGGTCCTCGGACGGCATCAGGAGAGCAACGAGGCGATCCAGGCCCTGGCCGGCCCCGAGGACATCGTCCTCCACGTCCAGGGGTTCCCTGGCCCGGTCGGCCTGGTCTGCGGCTGCGCCGCGGACGACGACCTGCTCCGGGCCGGAGGGATAGTCGCCTCCTACGGCAAGGGGCAGGAGCTCCCCGAGGTGGAAATCGGACTGGTGCAGGGCGGGAAAAACTGGTCGCTGCAGGTCGCGCCCATGGAGCGCAATGCCAGCAATCTCCTCCTCGTCGACTGA